A genomic stretch from Schistosoma haematobium chromosome 2, whole genome shotgun sequence includes:
- the CDH2_5 gene encoding Chromodomain-helicase DNA-binding protein (EggNog:ENOG41KOG3594~COG:U), which produces MNNSIKEITFYIKEHPEFNTFIGNIYKSNELFNSSFISSIQLETINFKYSKCFRIDRYTGNLYTTIDAKYLLDNEKICIKNKNSKILFHQFYHNITQYCSIHLIITINHRLLISIMIEIEDINDNSPIFLNDDRHHSDNNTEIIYINETDLPEYTKIPLKPAYDPDFNGYNKLYYYLTLIIDPEQKEQQSLVHSMNIHNPFRLHNNDDNDNDNDNDGVITHFNESYQSNNLYLQLIKPLDYEIQSEYQYNLTVCDNRLNQLSIIDLYIIHCTWKLIKIYINNMNDELPWFQQTNYSIIIHENFLIGNEIIKMTARDNDSIPYNNIKYRLLPSHDMILLNNENLFHIDTNSGIIILNQSIKKPGIYRFLVEAYNDDYIYNHNNNNNQYLSTIDHISLIRNDSMKDYKNIANVQIHIIDVNNHAPNIEIQQTQDTLIYYLNNNNNHTIQHINNSKLILLKISETLSLNTPIAYFKITDDDELDNADITCHLIRSNDNDPFIYTYHDNQKRQYELDIFQLIFVNRISDNTIIIKLILSKNLDAENLSKNLLLNNMKLNFELESIAGYYGLLFSCHDDGIPQLTTSIPIIIAIYDIDEYYPNIKFINTSLCNTWQLKSSINHSYIYDININENIPIHSQILTLDAIDEDVTSKLQFIQQTTKLSIPFSIEKYNGIIINNDLIDYEYNNYYQMYISIYDENNLQKSLVTKVIINIYIEDLNDNSPEFIISPLNDIQYDSNSFIEPIQYHMNNLRIIELDEELIQTKPIGYVKAIDRDTGKNAEIIYFIAEISYQFNNTNQIVNVIINQTMNGKQILNTPKLLIDSNGALWCENKLDREITPMIDLLIGAHDLGEPKLTSYTKIRILINDINDNNPIWQFPTETDFLVYVPKSITIGKVITRIHAIDKDELTKNGHITYYIYNSNDTTIHKSNLDIISQNIISQFFILNSNSGELIVKHSLIQLPDGFLDIWFKAKDNGKIPRYSIAKLVLYITTINNNHNNHDHFLNLDNPQKLISYYEENKHTKDITIQLHSMGNFNEILPMKMKLNSNHVYITTTPFYKNNIKTLSLLISGSIVGIIIIIIFLILFIICFKYNSYYHNHNPNVKCNSMTQINTIECSNNVSMKLTNSNYAKENHCPESKLNYETLPTTSNMEIINNHINDEENQCHDQINKELRKHNDLNRSSNASLSINDTTIQTYIPMNFMRNCDELHYSPITSVIDISDKIPIHLLHVSNDTFAVPLCMTHDITTSNNNNNNNHYCHNHHHNNYTTIEHNNNREEELTTHPLTIVATVVSTDNIKQGLLPILTEQSNNNNNNNNIVDITNNKLYESDHFIKLENLTHSDAYYTTYTPCLLSTTGENTS; this is translated from the coding sequence atgaataattcaataaaagaaattacattttatataaAAGAACATCCAGAATTCAATACATTCATAggtaatatatataaatcaaatgaattatttaatagtagttttataagtagtatacaattagaaacaatcaattttaaatattcaaaatgTTTTCGTATTGATCGTTATACTGGTAATTTATATACAACCATTGATGCTAAATATTTATTAGATAATGAAaaaatttgtattaaaaataaaaattctaaAATTCTATTTCATCAATTCTATCATAATATAACACAATATTGTTCAATTCatcttattattacaattaatcaTCGTTTATTAATATCGATTATGATAGAAATTGAagatattaatgataattcacCAATATTTCTAAATGATGATCGTCatcatagtgataataatacagaaataatttatattaatgaAACAGATTTACCGGAATATACTAAAATTCCATTGAAACCAGCTTATGATCCTGATTTTAATggatataataaattatattattatttaacactTATTATAGACCCTGAACAAAAGGAACaacaatcattagttcattctaTGAATATTCATAATCCATTTCGTCTACAtaacaatgatgataatgataatgataacgaTAATGATGGTGTAATAACACATTTCAATGAATCCtatcaatcaaataatttatatctTCAATTAATAAAGCCATTAGATTATGAAATTCAATCAGAATATCAATATAATTTAACTGTATGTGATAATCGATTAaatcaattatcaattattgatttatatatcATACATTGTACatggaaattaataaaaatttatattaataatatgaatgatGAATTACCATGGTTTCAACAAACGAATTATTCTATTATAATACATGAAAATTTTTTAATtggtaatgaaataataaaaatgacagCCAGAGATAATGATTCTATAccatataataatataaaatatcgTTTATTACCTAGTCATGAtatgattttattaaataatgaaaatctaTTTCATATTGATACGAATAGTGGGATAATAATacttaatcaatcaataaaaaaaccTGGTATTTATCGATTTTTAGTTGAAGCATATAATGATGattatatttataatcataataataataataatcaatatttatcaacAATCGATCATATATCATTGATTAGAAATGATTCAATGAAAGATTATAAAAATATTGCCAATGTACAAATTCATATTATTGATGTCAATAATCATGCACCAAATATAGAAATTCAACAAACTCAAGATACtttaatatattacttaaataataataataatcatactattcaacatatcaataattcaaaattaattttattaaaaatttcagAAACATTATCTCTTAATACACCTATAgcatattttaaaattactgatgatgatgaattaGATAATGCTGATATTACATGTCATTTAATTCGATCCAATGATAATGATCCATTTATTTATACTTATCATGATAATCAAAAAAGACAATATGAATTAGATATATTTCAATTAATATTTGTAAATCGTATTAGTGataatacaattattattaaattaattttatcaaaaaaTTTAGATGCagaaaatttatcaaaaaatttattattaaataatatgaaattgaaTTTTGAATTAGAATCAATAGCTGGTTACTATGGTTTATTATTTAGTTGTCATGATGATGGTATACCACAATTAACTACATCTATACCAATTATTATAGCGATATATGATAttgatgaatattatccaaaTATTAAATTTATCAATACATCATTATGTAATACATGGCAACTAAAATCATCCAtaaatcattcatatatatatgatataaatatcaatgaaaatataCCAATTCATTCACAAATTTTAACATTAGATGCAATTGATGAAGATGTAACATCGAAATTACAATTTATACAACAAACAACAAAGTTATCCATACCATTTAGTATTGAAAAATATAATGGaattataatcaataatgatttaattgattatgaatataataattattatcaaatgTATATTAGTAtctatgatgaaaataatttacaaaaatcACTTGTTACTAAGGtgataattaatatatatattgaagatTTAAATGATAATTCACCAGAATTTATTATATCACCATTAAATGATATACAATATGATAGTAATTCATTCATTGAACCAATTCAATatcatatgaataatttaagaaTTATTGAATTAGATGAAGAATTAATACAAACTAAACCAATAGGTTATGTTAAAGCCATAGATCGTGATACTGGTAAAAATGctgaaattatatattttattgcaGAAATTTCATATCAATTCAATAATACAAATCAAATTGTCAATGTTATTATCAATCAAACAATGAACGGAAAACAAATATTGAATACACCAAAATTATTAATCGATTCAAATGGTGCTTTATGGTGTGAAAATAAATTAGATAGAGAAATAACACCaatgattgatttattgattggtgCACATGATCTTGGTGAACCTAAATTAACATCTTATACAAAAATTCGTATATTAATTAatgatattaatgataataatccaaTATGGCAATTTCCCACAGAAACTGATTTTTTAGTTTATGTACCAAAATCAATAACTATTGGTAAAGTGATTACTAGAATACATGCTATTGATAAAGATGAATTAACTAAAAATGGTCATAttacttattatatatataattcaaatgATACTACAATACATAAATCTAACTTGGATATAATTTcacaaaatattatttcacaattttttatattaaattCTAATTCAGGTGAATTAATTGTAAAACATTCATTAATTCAATTACCAGATGGATTTCTTGATATTTGGTTTAAAGCTAAAGATAATGGTAAAATACCTAGATATTCCATTGCAAAATTAGTATTATACAtaactactattaataataatcataataatcatgatCATTTTTTAAATTTGGATAATCCACAAAAATTAATTAGTTACtatgaagaaaataaacatACTAAAGATATTACTATACAATTACATTCCATGGGAAATTTCAATGAGATTCTTCCTATGAAAATGAAGTTGAATTCAAATCATGTATATATCACTACAACACCATtctataagaataatattaaaactttatcattattaattagtGGTTCAATTGTtggtatcatcattattattatatttttaatattatttatcatatgttttaaatataattcatattatcataatcataatcCGAATGTAAAATGTAATTCCATGACACAAATCAATACAAtagaatgtagtaataatgtATCAATGAAATTAACGAATAGTAACTATGCTAAAGAGAATCATTGTCCGGAATCtaaattaaattatgaaacattACCAACTACCTCAAATatggaaataataaataatcatataaatGATGAAGAAAATCAATGTcatgatcaaataaataaagaattaagAAAACATAACGATTTGAATAGATCCAGTAATGCATCATTATCCATTAATGATACGACTATTCAAACTTATATAccaatgaatttcatgagaaattGTGATGAATTACATTATTCACCGATTACATCAGTGATTGATATATCGGATAAAATTCCAATACATTTGCTACATGTATCAAATGATACTTTTGCTGTACCATTATGCATGACACATGATATTACaactagtaacaataataataataataatcattattgtcataatcatcatcataataattacACTACTATTgaacataataataatcgtgAAGAAGAACTAACAACACATCCTCTTACAATTGTTGCCACAGTTGTATCAACAGATAATATTAAACAAGGTTTATTACCAATTTTAACCgaacaatcaaataataataataataataataatatagttgatattacaaataataaattatatgaaagtgatcattttataaaattagaaaatttaACACATTCCGATGCATATTACACTACATACACTCCTTGTTTATTGAGTACAACTGGTGAAAATACCTCATGA